One Chromobacterium paludis genomic window carries:
- a CDS encoding NADPH-dependent 2,4-dienoyl-CoA reductase produces MSAYPHLLAPLDLGFTTLKNRVLMGSMHTGLEESPNGFEKMAAFYAERAKGGVALIVTGGVGPNPEGCVAEGAAQLSDEHEVPKHQLITDAVHAAGGKIALQILHSGRYSFQEKCVSASPLIAPINFYKPRELSDADVWQTIADFARCAKLAQQAGYDGVEVMGSEGYLINQFIARATNKRTDDWGGSFENRIRFAIETVKAVREAAGPAFIIIYRLSMLDLVQDGSSWDEVAQLAREIEKAGATIINTGIGWHEARVPTIATMVPRGGFAWVTKKLMGAVKIPLITTNRINTPEVAEDILASGCADMVSMARPFLADPDFVNKAAAGRGDEINTCIGCNQACLDHIFQGKLTSCLVNPRACRETELNYEKTAAPKKLAVVGAGPAGLAFATVAAERGHAVTLFDAANEIGGQFNVAKQIPGKEEFYETLRYFQRRIETTGVALKLNTRVAAADLAGFDEVILATGIAPRTPAIPGVDHPKVLNYLDVLKHKKPVGKKVAIIGAGGIGFDTAEYLTHEGESTSLNTEAFMREWGVDMTGETAGGLAPQGPQPHKSPREVYLLQRKTSKVGEGLGKTTGWIHRASLQMKRVQMLSGVSYDKIDDSGLHITVKGEQQVLPVDNVVICAGQDPLRELQQPLLDAGKTVHLIGGADVAAELDAKRAIDQGSRLAAAI; encoded by the coding sequence ATGAGCGCTTACCCGCACCTGCTGGCCCCGCTGGACTTGGGTTTCACCACGCTGAAAAACCGCGTGCTGATGGGTTCGATGCACACCGGCCTGGAAGAATCGCCGAACGGCTTCGAGAAAATGGCCGCCTTCTACGCCGAACGCGCCAAGGGCGGCGTGGCGCTGATCGTCACCGGCGGCGTCGGCCCCAATCCGGAAGGCTGCGTGGCGGAAGGCGCGGCCCAGCTGTCGGACGAACACGAAGTGCCCAAGCACCAGCTGATCACCGACGCCGTGCACGCCGCCGGCGGCAAGATCGCGCTGCAAATCCTGCACTCCGGCCGTTACAGCTTCCAGGAAAAGTGCGTGTCGGCCTCGCCCTTGATCGCGCCGATCAACTTCTACAAGCCGCGCGAGCTGTCCGACGCCGACGTCTGGCAAACCATCGCCGACTTCGCGCGCTGCGCCAAGCTGGCGCAGCAGGCCGGCTACGACGGCGTGGAAGTGATGGGCTCGGAAGGCTATCTGATCAACCAGTTCATCGCCCGCGCCACCAATAAGCGCACGGACGACTGGGGCGGCAGCTTCGAAAACCGCATCCGCTTCGCCATCGAAACCGTCAAGGCGGTGCGCGAGGCGGCCGGCCCGGCATTCATCATCATCTACCGCCTGTCCATGCTCGATCTGGTGCAGGACGGCAGCAGCTGGGACGAAGTGGCCCAGCTGGCGCGCGAGATCGAAAAGGCCGGCGCGACGATCATCAACACCGGCATCGGCTGGCATGAGGCCCGCGTGCCCACCATCGCCACCATGGTGCCGCGCGGCGGCTTCGCCTGGGTGACCAAGAAGCTGATGGGCGCGGTGAAGATCCCGCTGATCACCACCAACCGCATCAACACGCCGGAAGTGGCCGAAGACATCCTGGCCAGCGGCTGCGCCGACATGGTGTCGATGGCGCGCCCCTTCCTGGCCGATCCGGACTTCGTCAACAAGGCGGCGGCAGGCCGCGGCGACGAGATCAACACCTGCATCGGCTGCAACCAGGCCTGTCTGGACCACATCTTCCAGGGCAAGCTGACCTCCTGTCTGGTCAACCCGCGCGCCTGCCGCGAAACCGAGCTGAACTACGAGAAAACCGCCGCGCCGAAGAAGCTGGCGGTGGTGGGCGCCGGCCCCGCCGGCCTGGCCTTCGCCACCGTCGCCGCCGAGCGCGGCCACGCCGTCACGCTGTTTGACGCGGCCAATGAAATCGGCGGCCAGTTCAACGTGGCCAAGCAGATTCCGGGCAAGGAAGAGTTCTACGAAACGCTGCGCTACTTCCAGCGCCGCATCGAAACCACCGGCGTCGCGCTGAAGCTGAACACCCGCGTCGCCGCGGCCGACCTGGCCGGCTTCGACGAGGTCATCCTGGCCACCGGCATCGCGCCGCGCACGCCGGCCATCCCCGGCGTCGATCACCCCAAGGTGCTGAACTACCTGGACGTGCTCAAGCACAAAAAGCCGGTGGGCAAGAAGGTGGCCATCATCGGCGCCGGCGGCATCGGCTTCGACACCGCCGAATACCTGACCCACGAGGGCGAATCCACCTCGCTGAACACCGAGGCCTTCATGCGCGAGTGGGGCGTGGACATGACGGGCGAAACCGCCGGCGGCCTGGCGCCGCAAGGCCCGCAGCCGCACAAGAGCCCGCGCGAGGTCTACCTCTTGCAGCGCAAGACCAGCAAGGTGGGCGAGGGCCTGGGCAAGACCACCGGCTGGATCCACCGCGCCAGCCTGCAGATGAAGCGCGTGCAGATGCTGTCCGGCGTCAGCTACGACAAGATCGACGACTCCGGCCTGCACATCACGGTGAAGGGCGAGCAGCAAGTGCTGCCGGTGGACAATGTGGTGATCTGCGCCGGCCAGGACCCGCTGCGCGAACTGCAGCAGCCGCTGCTGGACGCCGGCAAGACCGTGCACCTGATAGGCGGCGCCGACGTGGCGGCCGAGCTGGACGCCAAGCGCGCCATCGACCAGGGCTCGCGCCTGGCCGCGGCCATCTGA
- a CDS encoding carbonic anhydrase: protein MCQTHHAHTDCLTPLQERPLGRRGFLKLAALGGGVALLGSFVPRTAWAAGGTDVLLLSCMDYRLVDDTAAFMNGLGLRDNYDHIVLAGASLISITDKFPAWNTTFWQHLGVAIDLHHIKKVVLLDHRDCGAYKVVFGEDFAKEPEKETAIHAKALTALKQAVLDKHPQLAVDTYLMALDGKAEAIPA from the coding sequence ATGTGCCAAACGCACCACGCTCATACCGATTGCCTGACCCCGCTGCAGGAGCGCCCGTTGGGCCGCCGCGGTTTTCTTAAACTGGCCGCGCTGGGTGGCGGCGTCGCGCTGTTGGGCAGCTTCGTGCCGCGCACGGCCTGGGCGGCCGGCGGCACCGACGTGCTGCTGTTGTCCTGCATGGATTACCGGCTGGTCGACGACACCGCCGCCTTCATGAACGGCCTGGGCCTGCGCGACAACTACGACCACATCGTGCTGGCCGGCGCCTCGCTGATTTCCATCACCGACAAGTTCCCGGCCTGGAACACCACCTTCTGGCAGCACCTGGGCGTGGCGATAGACCTGCATCACATCAAGAAGGTGGTGTTGCTGGATCACCGCGATTGCGGCGCTTACAAGGTGGTGTTCGGCGAGGACTTCGCCAAGGAGCCGGAGAAGGAGACGGCCATCCACGCCAAGGCGCTGACGGCGCTGAAGCAGGCCGTTCTGGACAAGCATCCGCAGCTGGCGGTGGACACGTATTTGATGGCCCTGGACGGCAAGGCCGAGGCGATTCCAGCCTGA
- a CDS encoding glutathione S-transferase family protein, whose product MIEVHHLNQSRSRRITWLLEELGQDYAVVRYERDPQTRLAPPALQAIHPLGKAPVLRDGDTVLIESGAIIDYLIRTYGNGRFAPDIASPDYNRYAQLLHYAEGSAMLPILLQLYVGFLGEAGAPLHPRIHSELDNHLGYLERELDGRDYFVGDELSGADVQLSFVAQIAVRGDGRQRYPNLARFVDRIEARPAYRRAAEKHGE is encoded by the coding sequence ATGATAGAAGTCCACCACCTGAACCAATCGCGCTCGCGCCGCATCACCTGGCTGCTGGAAGAGCTAGGCCAAGACTATGCCGTCGTGCGCTACGAACGCGACCCGCAAACCCGGCTGGCGCCGCCGGCGCTGCAGGCCATCCACCCGCTGGGCAAGGCCCCGGTGCTGCGCGACGGCGACACGGTATTGATCGAATCCGGCGCCATCATCGACTACCTGATCCGCACCTACGGCAACGGCCGCTTCGCGCCCGACATCGCCTCGCCGGATTACAACCGCTACGCGCAGCTGCTGCACTATGCCGAAGGCTCGGCCATGCTGCCCATCCTGCTGCAGCTTTACGTCGGCTTCCTGGGCGAAGCCGGCGCGCCGCTGCATCCGCGCATCCACAGCGAGCTGGACAACCACCTGGGCTACCTGGAGCGCGAGCTGGACGGTCGCGACTACTTCGTCGGCGACGAGTTGAGCGGCGCGGACGTGCAGCTGTCCTTCGTCGCCCAGATCGCGGTGCGCGGCGACGGCCGCCAGCGTTATCCCAATCTGGCGCGCTTCGTCGACCGCATCGAGGCCCGCCCGGCCTACCGCCGCGCCGCCGAGAAACACGGCGAATAA
- a CDS encoding alpha/beta hydrolase gives MQRSTLTAADGVAIPLCRWRPEGPIRAALLISHGMSEYGARYDRFARTLAAAGYAVYAHDHRGHGASPAPRGFFAAEDGWRKVVDDVEAVRRHAAAEHPGLPIILLGHSMGSFIARAYFLRYGGQLSGLMLSSTGYRQRPLARLLGALARFLGRRNGWDKPSRLMAALVFGSFNLGFPPWRTGMDWLSRDAAEVDAYLADPDCGFDPTPGLWADLFGGIVEMEAGEAAGAGINRRCPILLFAGSRDPVSLGKLALGQLEIRYRDAGALDLQSQVYPGGRHEMLNESNRAEVESDILAWLARVAPAA, from the coding sequence ATGCAACGCTCCACCCTGACCGCCGCCGACGGCGTCGCCATTCCGCTGTGCCGCTGGCGGCCGGAAGGGCCGATCCGCGCCGCGCTGCTGATCTCCCACGGCATGAGCGAATACGGCGCGCGCTACGACCGCTTCGCGCGCACGCTGGCCGCCGCCGGCTACGCGGTGTACGCGCACGACCACCGCGGCCACGGCGCCTCGCCCGCGCCGCGCGGCTTCTTCGCCGCCGAAGACGGCTGGCGCAAGGTGGTGGACGATGTGGAAGCCGTGCGCCGCCACGCCGCCGCCGAACATCCCGGCCTGCCCATCATCCTGCTGGGCCACAGCATGGGCAGCTTCATCGCCCGCGCCTATTTCCTGCGCTACGGCGGCCAGCTGTCCGGCCTGATGCTGTCGTCCACCGGCTATCGCCAGCGCCCCTTGGCGCGGCTGCTGGGCGCGCTGGCGCGCTTCCTGGGCCGCCGCAATGGCTGGGATAAACCCAGCCGGCTAATGGCGGCGCTGGTGTTCGGCAGCTTCAACCTGGGCTTTCCGCCCTGGCGCACCGGCATGGACTGGCTGAGCCGCGACGCGGCCGAGGTGGACGCCTATCTCGCCGACCCGGACTGCGGCTTCGATCCGACGCCGGGCCTATGGGCCGACCTGTTCGGCGGCATCGTGGAGATGGAGGCCGGCGAGGCCGCCGGCGCGGGCATCAACCGCCGCTGCCCCATCCTGCTGTTCGCCGGCAGCCGCGACCCGGTCAGCCTGGGCAAGCTGGCGCTGGGCCAGCTGGAAATCCGCTACCGCGACGCCGGCGCGCTGGACCTGCAAAGCCAGGTCTATCCAGGCGGCCGCCACGAGATGCTGAACGAGAGCAACCGCGCCGAGGTGGAAAGCGATATCCTCGCCTGGCTGGCGCGCGTCGCGCCCGCCGCCTGA